Proteins encoded by one window of Camelus bactrianus isolate YW-2024 breed Bactrian camel chromosome 9, ASM4877302v1, whole genome shotgun sequence:
- the DNAJA2 gene encoding dnaJ homolog subfamily A member 2, which translates to MANVADTKLYDILGVPPGASENELKKAYRKLAKEYHPDKNPNAGDKFKEISFAYEVLSNPEKRELYDRYGEQGLREGSGGGGGMDDIFSHIFGGGLFGFMGNQSRSRNGRRRGEDMMHPLKVSLEDLYNGKTTKLQLSKNVLCSACSGQGGKSGAVQKCSACRGRGVRIMIRQLAPGMVQQMQSVCSDCNGEGEVINEKDRCKKCEGKKVIKEVKILEVHVDKGMKHGQRITFTGEADQAPGVEPGDIVLLLQEKEHEVFQRDGNDLHMTYKIGLVEALCGFQFTFKHLDGRQIVVKYPPGKVIEPGCVRVVRGEGMPQYRNPFEKGDLYIKFDVQFPENNWINPDKLSELEDLLPSRPEVPNIIGDTEEVELQEFDSTRGSGGGQRREAYNDSSDEESSSHHGPGVQCAHQ; encoded by the exons ATGGCGAACGTGGCCGACACTAAGCTGTACGACATCCTGGGCGTCCCGCCCGGCGCCAGCGAGAATGAGCTAAAGAAG GCATACAGAAAGTTAGCCAAGGAATACCATCCTGATAAGAATCCAAATGCTGGTGACAAA ttcaaAGAAATAAGTTTTGCATATGAAGTACTATCCAATCCTGAAAAGCGCGAGTTATATGACAGATATGGAGAACAAGGTCTTCGGGAAGGTAGCGGCGGAGGTGGTGGCATGGATGAtattttctctcacatttttgGTGGGGGATTATTTGGCTTCATGGGCAATCAGAGTAGAAGTCGAAATGgcagaagaagaggagaagacaTGATGCATCCACTCAA AGTATCTTTAGAAGATCTGTATAATGGCAAGACAACCAAACTACAACTTAGCAAGAATGTGCTCTGTAGTGCATGCAGTGG CCAAGGCGGAAAGTCTGGAGCTGTTCAGAAGTGTAGTGCTTGTCGGGGTCGAGGTGTACGCATCATGATCAGACAGCTGGCTCCAGGAATGGTACAACAGATGCAGTCTGTGTGTTCTGACTGTAATGGAGAAG GAGAGGTAATTAATGAAAAGGACCGCTGTAAAAAATGTGAAGGGAAGAAGGTGATTAAAGAAGTCAAGATTCTTGAAGTCCACGTAGACAAAGGCATGAAACATGGACAAAGAATTACATTCACTGGGGAAGCAGACCAAGCCCCAGGAGTGGAACCGGGAGACATTGTTCTTTTGCTacaagaaaaagaacatgag GTGTTCCAGAGGGATGGAAATGATTTGCACATGACATATAAGATAGGACTTGTTGAAGCTCTGTGTGGATTTCAGTTCACATTTAAGCACCTTGATGGACGTCAGATTGTGGTGAAATATCCCCCAGGCAAAGTAATTGAGCCAG GATGTGTCCGTGTAGTTCGAGGTGAAGGAATGCCGCAGTATCGTAATCCCTTTGAAAAGGGGGATCTTTACATAAAGTTTGATGTGCAGTTTCCTGAAAACAACTGGATCAACCCAGACAAGCTTTCT gaacTAGAAGATCTTCTGCCATCTAGACCAGAAGTTCCAAACATAATTGGAGACACAGAGGAGGTAGAGCTTCAGGAATTTGATAGCACTCGGGGCTCAGGAGGTGGTCAGAGGCGTGAAGCCTATAATGATAGCTCTGATGAAGAAAGCAGTAGCCATCATGGACCAGGAGTGCAATGTGCCCATCAGTAA